AATGCGGCTCTTTTTTATCTATTATACGCCTTTATATGCTTCCATATAAATTTCTTTCAGCTCTGAAATGAGCGGTAATTTCGGATTAGCTGTTGTACATTGATCTTCAAAAGCTCTTTCTGCTAACATTTCCACAACAGCTTCAAATTGTTCTTTAGCAACTCCTTGTCCTGCAATACTCATATTTATATTTAAGCTTTTTCCAAGCTCAATAATTGCTTGGACGAGTGATTCCACACCTTCTGCCGCTGAACTTGCTGGAAGCCCGAGCATCCTCGCAATATGTGCATAGCGTTCATCTGCCACAAAGTGCTCATATTTTGGGAACAATGCGTGTTTCCTTGGCTTAATAGCATTATAGCGAACTACATGCGGCATAAGAATTGCATTTGCGCGTCCGTGTGGAATATGGAATTCTGGTCCAAGTTTATGTGCTAAACTGTGATTAATACCAAGGAAAGCATTAGCAAATGCCATCCCTGCAATCGCAGAAGCGTTATGCATTTTTTCTCGCGCCTCTTCATCATTTCCATCTTTATATGCTCTCGGTAAATATTTAAATACGAGATCAATTGCTTTTAACGCTAAACCGTCCGTATAGTCATTTGCCATAACAGAAACATAGGCCTCAATTGCATGTGTTAATACGTCCATTCCAGTATCTGCTGTTACATGAGGTGGTACTGTCATTACAAATTGCGGATCAACAATTGCTACATCTGGTGTTAATTCGTAATCAGCAAGCGGATATTTTATATTATTTTTCTTATCTGTAATAACCGCAAATGGCGTCACTTCTGAACCCGTCCCTGATGTTGTTGGAATGGCAACAAATTGCGCTTTATTTCCTAATTTTGGATACTTACATGTACGTTTTCTTATATCTAAAAACTTCTGTTTAATGCCATAGAATGTTGTTTCTGGGTGCTCATAGAAAAGCCACATCCCTTTTGCTGCATCCATAGCTGAACCACCGCCAAGTGCGATAATTACATCTGGCTTAAAGCTTTTCATCATGTCCGCACCTTTAAAAACAGTTTCATCTGATGGATCTGGCTCAACCTCAAAGAAAACTTCAACTTTCACATCATTTGCATGCTTACGTAAATAGTGCGCGACTGTATCTACATATCCATGCTCAACCATTCCTGGATCCGTTACAATAAATGCACGTGAAATGTTAGGCATGTTTGCTAAATATGCTGTAGCATGTTTTTCAAAATAAATTTTTGGTGGCAATTTGAACCACTGCATATTCTTTTTTCTATTTGCCAGCCTTTTTATATTTAATAAATGAGTCGCTGTTACGTTTTGGGAAACTGAGTTTTTCCCGTAGGAACCACAACCAAGCGTAAGTGATGGAATAAATCCATTATATATATCCCCTATTCCACCTTGTGATGAAGGTGCATTTACAATGAGACGGCAAGCTTTCATGTGTAATCCAAATTGCTTTTGCACTTCTTTGTTTGTAGAATGGATGACTGCTGAATGTCCTAAACCACCAAGGTTCAACATTTCTTCGCAATATGTAAATCCTTCTTCTAATGAGTTTGCTTTTACACAAGCTAATACTGGACTCAGTTTCTCACGAGATAAAGGATATGCTGCTCCGATACCTTGAATTTCAGCTACAAGCATTTTTGTATTTTCCGGAACAGTAATCCCAACTAATCCAGCAATATACTGTGCGGGTTTCCCTACGATATCACTATTTACTGCACATGTATTTTCATTAATAACAAGCTTTTCTAATTTTCTTCTCTCTTCTTCTGTTACAAAGTAACAATTATTCGCAATCATTTCTGTTTTAACATCATCATAGATTTCCTTATCGACAATGATTGCTTGTTCCGATGCACAAATCATACCGTTATCAAATGTTTTCGATAAAATCAAATCATTAACAGCTCGTTTTATATGCGCTGATTTCTCTATATAACACGGTACATTACCGGGACCTACACCTAGCGCTGGTTTTCCAGTAGAATAAGCTGATTTCACCATACCAGCCCCTCCAGTTGCTAGAACGAGTGCTACACCATCATGGTTCATTAATTGTTTCGTCGCTTCGACAGAAGGTCTTTCAATCCATTGAATACAGTGCTTTGGTGCACCAGCCTTCACTGCTGCATCATATACTGTTTTCGCTGCTGCAATAGAACATTTTTGTGCAGAAGGATGGAATGCGAAAATAATTGGATTTCTCGTTTTTATCGCGATTAATGCTTTAAACATCGTTGTCGACGTTGGGTTGGTTACTGGCGTTACTCCAGCTACTACACCAACCGGTTCCGCAATTTCTATTACTTCTTCATGAGGATCTTCATGAATAATTCCTACCGTCTTGTCTTTCTTTATACTATGCCAAATGTATTCAGTGGCAAAAATATTTTTAATGCATTTATCTTCATATACACCACGACCCGTTTCTTCAACAGCCAATTTCGCAAGCGGCATATGTTGATCAACACCTGCTAGTGCCATTTTATGAACAATGTTGTCAATTTGCTCTTGTGTAAAACCTTCTAATGCTTGTAAAGCTTTTTGACCGTTATCTACTAACGAATCAATCATCTCTTTTACTTCCTGCATTTCATTTACAACTTTCTCTTTGACTACCATGTAAATTTCCTCCTATTCTACTATTCCGGTCCTTATATGTCCCTATAGGTCAAAATAAGTCCCAATTATCGCAAAAAAAATAGAGTTGCCTGCCTACATGAATTTCATTGTTTGTGAAACATTTCACAAGTTTGTTCGTGATTAACATTTCATGAATTCAATATACATGAAATTATTTCATTTGTGTATGTCTATTTTGTGAAACATTTCACAAAATGATGTAATAAAAATGCACTGCTCTATATTAGCAGTGCATTTTTATTATGCTAGCGCTTGTGCCAAATCTTCAATTAAATCTTCACCATCTTCAATACCGACTGAAATACGAATTAATGTATCTGTAATTCCTAACTCTTTGCGGCGATCTGCTGGGATTGATGCATGTGTCATTTGAGATGGGATAGAAATTAAACTTTCTACTGCTCCTAAGCTTTCAGCAAGTGTAAAGTATTGTAATTTCTCAAGTACTTTATTTAATGTTTCTTCACTATCTACATCAAATGAAATAATAGCCCCAAATCCATTTGCTTGTTCTGTTGCTAATTCATGATTTTGATGTGATGCAAGACCTGGGTAATATACTTTATTTACTTTTGGATGGTTATTTAAAAACTCAGCAATGGCGCGTGAATTCGTTTCATGTTCTTCCATACGAATTCCTAATGTTTTTAAACCGCGAAGTAGTAAGAAGCTATCTTGTGGGCCAAGAATACCTCCTGTTGAGTTTTGTACAAAGTGAAGGTCTTCTGCTAATTGCGGGCTATTTACAACTACTAGACCTGCAACTACGTCACTATGTCCTCCTAAATATTTCGTTGCACTATGAAGTACAATGTCTGCTCCTAAAGAGATTGGCGACTGCCAATATGGCGTCATGAATGTGTTATCAATAATTGTTAATACATCTTTCTCTTTAGCAAGAGTAGATATTTTCTTAATATCAGTAATTTTTAGTAATGGGTTCGTTGGTGTTTCCACATAAATCGCTTTCGTATTTGGACGAATCGCTTCTACAACTTCCTCTAGGTTTGTTGTATCTACAAATGTATGCTCAATACCGAAGCGGTTTAATACTTTCGTAATAACACGGTACGTTCCGCCATAAACATCATCTGTTAAAATGACATGATCACCTTTTGAGAACAACATAATTGTCGCTGTAATAGCAGCCATTCCTGAACCAAATGCAAATCCAGCATGACCATTTTCTAATACGGCAATCATTTCTTCTAGAGCTGCACGTGTTGGGTTACCTGTACGTGAATATTCATATCCTTGATGCTTACCAACTGCTTCTTGTTTGTACGTACTCGTTTGATAGATCGGTACGTTTACAGATCCAGTTGAAGGTTCTCCTATGCGAATACCATGAATTAACTTTGTCTTTGCTCTCATTTTTTATTCCCATCCTTTGTATATGTCTTTACTTAAATAGCGCTCACTACTATCAGGAAAAATCGTTACAATATTTGTACCTGGTGCTGCTTTCTCTGCCTCAAGTAAGCTTGCATGAAATGCTGCTCCTGAAGAGCTCCCAACGAGAAGGCCTTCCTTTTTCGCTAATTCTTTCACTCGTAAAAATGCATTTCGATCAGAAATTGTATGAATTTCATCAAAATAAGATGTTTTTAAAAATGGTGGAATGAATTCAAGACCAATACCTTCTGTTTCATGTGAACCAGCTTTGCCGCCATTTAAAATAGATCCTTCTGGTTCTACAATAACCGTTTTAATATCAATATTTTTTTCTTTTAAATAAGACGCAGTTCCCATAAACGTACCGCCAGTTCCTGCACCCGCAACAAATATGTTAATCTCTCCATTCAGTGCGTCCCAAAGTTCAGGACCTAGTGTTTTGAAATAAGCACGAGGGTTTGCTTCATTAGCAAACTGACTTGGAGAGTATGAATTTGGTATTTCCTTTACTAATTCTTTTGCCTTTGCAATTGCGCCGGTCATTCCTTGCTCAGTCGGTGTATGCACGACCTTTGCACCTAGCGCTTTCATTAATTCTTGTTTTTCAATACTAAATTTCTCTGGTACACAAACAATGACGCGTAAATCATGTTCTAACGCTGCAAGTGCCAGTCCAATGCCGGTATTTCCAGCCGTCGGTTCAATGATTGTTCCGCCCTCTGCAACAAGCCCTTTTTCTAACGCATCTTCGATTAATTCTCTTCCTAAACGATCCTTAACGCTTCCGCCTGGGTTGTAAAATTCAAGCTTTGCAAATAAACGGACTCCTTTCGGAAGTGAAAAACGAGTAATTTCTACGATTGGTGTATGGCCAATCAACTCATGAACTCCACGATATACATTCATCGTGTTCTCCCCCTTATTTGCCAATAAAGAAAAGGCAACTGTATGTATTTTCTTTATATGAGACAGTTGCCTTTTTGTTACATTACTTTAACTCTTCTAGCACTTTTACGATAAAGTTTGTAGAATGAAGAGCTGCTTGATCTAAAAATTGATCAAATGAAACATTTGATTCTTTACCAGCAATATCAGAAAGTGCACGAATAATAACAAACGGAACTTCATATTGGTGGCATACTTGTGCAACAGCTGCTGCTTCCATTTCTACTGCATAAAGATCTTCAAATTTATCACGAATGGCTGCAACGCGGTTCGGATCACTCATAAATGAATCGCCTGTTGCAATCATACCTTTTACAACTTGAATACTTTCTTCTGATTGCATACATTTTTCAGCTAATGCAACTAATGCCTCATCAGCTTTAAATCCAGGTGGCATTCCAGGTACTTGACCATATTCGTAATTAAATGCAGTTACATCTACGTCATGGTGACGAACTTCTGTTGAAATAACTACATCTCCAACATTTAGAGAATGATGGAATCCACCAGCTGAACCAGTGTTGATTACTTTTTCAGGCTTATATTTTTCTAATAAAATTGTCGTTGACATCGCTGCATTTACTTTACCAATACCAGACTTTAACAAGATTACTTCATGTCCTGCCAATAGCCCTTTCGTAAATTCACAACCTGCAACAGTTTCTGTTTCTGCTTGTTCTAATTTGTCACGTAAAATACGTACTTCTTCTTCCATTGCTCCAATTACAGCAATTCTCAATCTAATCCCTCTTTCTATTGCTTAGTTGCCTCCATTACCCAAACGAAATGATTTAATCTCGTAAACGTTACATGGAAGCCATTGTTTTCAAAAATAGATTGCATGATCGGAATACGTGTATAGTATTCTGTTTGCAAATCGTTTGCTAACTGATGGAAACCTCTTTGTTTTGCTGTTTCAACAGTTTTATCATATGCATCTTGATCTGCAAATATCGTATCAGCAAACACTATTTTACCACCTTTGTTTAGCAATTGACTATACTTCGCAATCGCTACGTCTTTTTCATCATCTGTTAAATGATGAAATGCGTAAGTGCTCACGATAGTATCGATTGAATTCGGGACTTCAAATGATAGAAAATCACCTTCTGTAATTGAAAATTCTTTTGGTAATTTCTCTTTTGCAATTGTACGCATTTCGCGTGACGGTTCTATACCGTAAACTGTGCGACCAGCAAGTAATAATTTATTTGTTAAGTTGCCAGTACCAACACCAAATTCTAATACGTTGCCAAATGACTTGTTAACTACATCCTCTAAAATGTCCTCATAATGGGCGAAAACTTCTTTATATTGTATATCTTCGCCTTGTACAAATGAGTCGTACGTATGAGCCCATTCATCAAATAAACCATTAAATTCTGTTCCCATAAAAATTCCCCTTTTTCTTATCGGTTTTATCAGTATAATATGCCCTCTTTCTAAAAATGTCAATTGAAATGTACGTAGTATTTCCTTCTTTTCTTTGTTACACTATAGGTGATTACATAGGAGAGGAGTGGTCTTCGTGTCATTTACCTTTGAAATGTTAGAAGATAAAGTGGAGTTTTTTGAGGCTGCAAATTTAGTTTCTTTAGAGAAGAAAATTAGCGAACAAATTGATAATAATAAAGCACTTATGCTCGAAGTTCATCATATTTCTCACCAAATGGTTATGGACCCTGAAAGTAAAAGACCTTATTATAGCGCGGTTGTGCATTTTAAGTTAAAGAAATTACGTTAACTAAAAAAGAGAAGCTCCTAAGAGCTCCTCTTTTTTAGTTTAGAGTTTGAACGAGTACCGGTTTCCAGCCCTCATTTTCTACCCAATCAATATTTACATAATATTTTTTACCTGATTGCTTATCTTGGACATTACCGTATGCTTTATTCTTACCGTTATTTCCGATTCTATGAATAACTAATTGCTCTACTGGAACGTCAATTGCAGTGGAAATCGCTTGATTCATTTCATTCCAATCTGCTGTACCTTTTTTAAACGTCATCGCAGGTGTTCCACCTTGCTGCGTACCTACTGGCTTCCAAGAGGATTTCGTATACGCATCTGTTGCCTTTGGCTGTGTTTTTTCAGCTGGTTCTTTCTCGTTAGCTTTCGCTTCTTCTTCAGCTTTTTTCTTTTCTTCTTCAGCCTTTAGCTTCTCTTCTTCCTTCTTCTTAGCCTCTGCTTTCTCTTGCTCGTTCTTCTTCGTCTCTTCTTTACCTTTAGCTTTCTCAACTTTATTCTCTTTTGTTGTTTGCTGAGTTACTTTTTTATCACTAGAAGACGCTTGCTCTTTTGTACCAGGAACAAACAATTGATATGCTACAATAGCTACTGCTACTAATACAATAGCAATCGCAATATTTAAAACACCGTTTTGACGACGTTTTTGTTGTTTCTGTTGAAATCTAGATCCTCCTGCCATTCTTCAAACCTCCATGCAGTTTTTCATACTTGCTATTGTAACATTAAATCTAGAAAGGTTGAACATTTACAATAATATTTTCACGAAATGAAAACATTTCATAAATAATTGCAAGATTACTTTTCAATTTCTAATTGATGAATTGCTTCTACCATTTCTGCAAAAGCTGGTGTAACTACATTTACGTTATCTGTTTCTATATCAACTACAACTAAAGCATATCTTGGGTTTTCATATGGAAAATAACCTGCAAACCAGCGATTCACCTTCTCTCCTTTTCCTGTTTGTGCCGTCCCAGATTTTCCAGCGACAGTTAGTTGCAACGAACGGAATGCGGTTCCCGTTCCTTTCTCCATCGTTACAACGCCTCTTAACAACTGTTGTAATTTTTT
This Bacillus mycoides DNA region includes the following protein-coding sequences:
- the adhE gene encoding bifunctional acetaldehyde-CoA/alcohol dehydrogenase; translated protein: MVVKEKVVNEMQEVKEMIDSLVDNGQKALQALEGFTQEQIDNIVHKMALAGVDQHMPLAKLAVEETGRGVYEDKCIKNIFATEYIWHSIKKDKTVGIIHEDPHEEVIEIAEPVGVVAGVTPVTNPTSTTMFKALIAIKTRNPIIFAFHPSAQKCSIAAAKTVYDAAVKAGAPKHCIQWIERPSVEATKQLMNHDGVALVLATGGAGMVKSAYSTGKPALGVGPGNVPCYIEKSAHIKRAVNDLILSKTFDNGMICASEQAIIVDKEIYDDVKTEMIANNCYFVTEEERRKLEKLVINENTCAVNSDIVGKPAQYIAGLVGITVPENTKMLVAEIQGIGAAYPLSREKLSPVLACVKANSLEEGFTYCEEMLNLGGLGHSAVIHSTNKEVQKQFGLHMKACRLIVNAPSSQGGIGDIYNGFIPSLTLGCGSYGKNSVSQNVTATHLLNIKRLANRKKNMQWFKLPPKIYFEKHATAYLANMPNISRAFIVTDPGMVEHGYVDTVAHYLRKHANDVKVEVFFEVEPDPSDETVFKGADMMKSFKPDVIIALGGGSAMDAAKGMWLFYEHPETTFYGIKQKFLDIRKRTCKYPKLGNKAQFVAIPTTSGTGSEVTPFAVITDKKNNIKYPLADYELTPDVAIVDPQFVMTVPPHVTADTGMDVLTHAIEAYVSVMANDYTDGLALKAIDLVFKYLPRAYKDGNDEEAREKMHNASAIAGMAFANAFLGINHSLAHKLGPEFHIPHGRANAILMPHVVRYNAIKPRKHALFPKYEHFVADERYAHIARMLGLPASSAAEGVESLVQAIIELGKSLNINMSIAGQGVAKEQFEAVVEMLAERAFEDQCTTANPKLPLISELKEIYMEAYKGV
- a CDS encoding bifunctional cystathionine gamma-lyase/homocysteine desulfhydrase, giving the protein MRAKTKLIHGIRIGEPSTGSVNVPIYQTSTYKQEAVGKHQGYEYSRTGNPTRAALEEMIAVLENGHAGFAFGSGMAAITATIMLFSKGDHVILTDDVYGGTYRVITKVLNRFGIEHTFVDTTNLEEVVEAIRPNTKAIYVETPTNPLLKITDIKKISTLAKEKDVLTIIDNTFMTPYWQSPISLGADIVLHSATKYLGGHSDVVAGLVVVNSPQLAEDLHFVQNSTGGILGPQDSFLLLRGLKTLGIRMEEHETNSRAIAEFLNNHPKVNKVYYPGLASHQNHELATEQANGFGAIISFDVDSEETLNKVLEKLQYFTLAESLGAVESLISIPSQMTHASIPADRRKELGITDTLIRISVGIEDGEDLIEDLAQALA
- a CDS encoding O-acetylserine dependent cystathionine beta-synthase; amino-acid sequence: MNVYRGVHELIGHTPIVEITRFSLPKGVRLFAKLEFYNPGGSVKDRLGRELIEDALEKGLVAEGGTIIEPTAGNTGIGLALAALEHDLRVIVCVPEKFSIEKQELMKALGAKVVHTPTEQGMTGAIAKAKELVKEIPNSYSPSQFANEANPRAYFKTLGPELWDALNGEINIFVAGAGTGGTFMGTASYLKEKNIDIKTVIVEPEGSILNGGKAGSHETEGIGLEFIPPFLKTSYFDEIHTISDRNAFLRVKELAKKEGLLVGSSSGAAFHASLLEAEKAAPGTNIVTIFPDSSERYLSKDIYKGWE
- the mtnN gene encoding 5'-methylthioadenosine/S-adenosylhomocysteine nucleosidase, which codes for MRIAVIGAMEEEVRILRDKLEQAETETVAGCEFTKGLLAGHEVILLKSGIGKVNAAMSTTILLEKYKPEKVINTGSAGGFHHSLNVGDVVISTEVRHHDVDVTAFNYEYGQVPGMPPGFKADEALVALAEKCMQSEESIQVVKGMIATGDSFMSDPNRVAAIRDKFEDLYAVEMEAAAVAQVCHQYEVPFVIIRALSDIAGKESNVSFDQFLDQAALHSTNFIVKVLEELK
- a CDS encoding class I SAM-dependent DNA methyltransferase, whose translation is MGTEFNGLFDEWAHTYDSFVQGEDIQYKEVFAHYEDILEDVVNKSFGNVLEFGVGTGNLTNKLLLAGRTVYGIEPSREMRTIAKEKLPKEFSITEGDFLSFEVPNSIDTIVSTYAFHHLTDDEKDVAIAKYSQLLNKGGKIVFADTIFADQDAYDKTVETAKQRGFHQLANDLQTEYYTRIPIMQSIFENNGFHVTFTRLNHFVWVMEATKQ
- a CDS encoding YrzA family protein, producing the protein MSFTFEMLEDKVEFFEAANLVSLEKKISEQIDNNKALMLEVHHISHQMVMDPESKRPYYSAVVHFKLKKLR
- a CDS encoding YrrS family protein, coding for MAGGSRFQQKQQKRRQNGVLNIAIAIVLVAVAIVAYQLFVPGTKEQASSSDKKVTQQTTKENKVEKAKGKEETKKNEQEKAEAKKKEEEKLKAEEEKKKAEEEAKANEKEPAEKTQPKATDAYTKSSWKPVGTQQGGTPAMTFKKGTADWNEMNQAISTAIDVPVEQLVIHRIGNNGKNKAYGNVQDKQSGKKYYVNIDWVENEGWKPVLVQTLN